The proteins below are encoded in one region of Ferruginibacter lapsinanis:
- the rplS gene encoding 50S ribosomal protein L19: protein MNAVAFVHEQLTAKPALPSFKAGDNITVNYKIVEGNKERIQSFKGDVIKRQGTGATATFTVRKMSDGVGVERLFPFYSPNIESVVLNKVGKVRRAKLFYLRERSGKSARIQEKRMAVALKKK from the coding sequence ATGAACGCAGTAGCATTTGTACACGAACAATTAACAGCAAAACCAGCTTTACCAAGTTTTAAAGCAGGTGACAACATAACTGTAAACTACAAAATTGTAGAAGGAAACAAAGAACGTATCCAAAGCTTTAAAGGCGATGTGATCAAACGTCAGGGTACCGGGGCTACCGCTACTTTTACAGTACGTAAAATGAGTGATGGTGTAGGTGTTGAACGTTTATTCCCTTTCTATTCTCCTAATATTGAGAGTGTTGTGTTAAACAAAGTAGGTAAAGTACGCAGAGCTAAATTGTTCTACTTACGTGAAAGAAGCGGTAAAAGTGCACGTATCCAGGAAAAAAGAATGGCAGTTGCTCTTAAAAAGAAGTAA
- the pta gene encoding phosphate acetyltransferase, whose product MSKAIYITSSEPFSGKSVITLGIINLLAAKVKKIAYFKPVINEDPSVSRDAHIETIISQFGLDIKYEDAYAFTYDEILQYRSRGDNAFIIDKIISSYKKLEETNDFVVVEGSDFSIEGASFEFDINVEIAKNLGIPVILICKGNGHSAEEVANGALAIYQAFNEKDVQVIAIIANKIKADGVEELKRTFADRLPKQVLQSVIPMDKDLGNPTMREVADAVGGKILFGENQINNQVDNSIVGAMQLRNCLTRLKENTLIVTPGDRADIIVAMLQANLSKNYPKVAGMILTGGLEPEEPILKLMEGLESVLPIILVETGTFATVNTVGNIQSRIYATDKNKIDLAISTFEKYVDAKAIEDKIVTFVPEGITPRMFQYQLVKRAKSHKKHIVLPEGNDDRVLIAAAKLVKQDIVKLTILGKEEEIKAAVKRLNISLDFDKVNIVDPVTSDRYHDYVETLYELRKDKNVNMEMARDMMTDVSYYGTMMVHKGEADGMVSGAIHTTQHTIRPALQFVKTKPGVNTVSSVFFMCLPDRVSVFGDCAVNPNPTSEQLADIAISSAESSLNFGIEPKIAMLSYSSGTSGQGEDVEKVRKATEIIKQRRPDLKVEGPIQYDAAVDPAVGKQKMPNSPVAGQASVLIFPDLNTGNNTYKAVQRETGALAIGPMLQGLNKPVNDLSRGCTIDDIFNTVVITAIQAQG is encoded by the coding sequence ATGTCAAAAGCTATTTATATCACTTCTTCAGAACCTTTTAGCGGTAAATCCGTGATCACTCTAGGCATTATAAATTTGCTTGCTGCCAAAGTAAAAAAGATCGCTTATTTCAAACCAGTGATCAATGAAGACCCTTCGGTAAGCAGAGACGCTCATATCGAAACGATCATTTCACAATTCGGATTGGATATCAAATACGAAGATGCATATGCATTTACTTACGATGAAATTTTACAATACAGAAGTCGTGGAGATAATGCATTCATCATCGACAAAATAATTTCTTCATACAAAAAATTAGAAGAAACAAATGATTTTGTAGTGGTTGAAGGATCTGATTTCAGTATTGAAGGTGCATCCTTTGAATTTGATATTAATGTGGAGATAGCCAAGAACCTGGGTATTCCTGTAATACTTATCTGCAAAGGCAACGGGCATTCGGCGGAAGAAGTTGCCAATGGGGCATTGGCAATTTATCAGGCATTCAATGAAAAAGATGTTCAGGTGATAGCCATTATTGCCAATAAAATAAAAGCAGATGGTGTTGAAGAATTAAAACGAACGTTTGCTGATCGACTTCCAAAACAAGTGTTGCAGTCTGTCATCCCAATGGATAAAGATCTGGGTAATCCTACAATGAGAGAGGTGGCAGATGCGGTTGGTGGTAAAATATTATTTGGAGAAAATCAGATCAACAATCAGGTAGATAACTCAATTGTTGGTGCAATGCAATTGCGTAACTGTTTAACAAGATTAAAAGAGAACACACTGATCGTTACACCGGGTGACAGAGCCGATATCATCGTTGCCATGCTGCAGGCGAATTTGTCAAAAAATTATCCAAAAGTGGCGGGCATGATACTTACGGGAGGATTAGAGCCAGAAGAACCTATCCTCAAATTGATGGAAGGCTTAGAATCTGTATTACCAATCATATTGGTAGAAACAGGCACATTTGCAACAGTGAACACAGTAGGTAATATTCAATCGAGAATTTATGCTACGGATAAAAATAAGATTGATCTTGCCATCAGTACGTTTGAAAAATATGTTGATGCGAAAGCAATTGAAGATAAGATCGTAACATTTGTACCGGAAGGAATTACGCCGAGAATGTTCCAGTATCAATTAGTAAAAAGAGCTAAATCTCACAAAAAACATATTGTGCTGCCGGAAGGAAATGATGACAGGGTTTTAATTGCAGCTGCAAAATTAGTAAAACAGGATATTGTAAAACTGACCATTCTTGGTAAAGAAGAAGAAATAAAAGCTGCAGTAAAAAGATTAAATATCAGTTTGGATTTTGATAAAGTGAATATTGTTGATCCTGTAACTTCTGATCGTTATCACGATTATGTAGAAACATTGTATGAACTGAGAAAAGATAAGAATGTAAATATGGAGATGGCGAGAGATATGATGACAGATGTATCTTACTACGGCACTATGATGGTGCATAAAGGTGAAGCAGATGGAATGGTGTCAGGCGCAATTCATACAACACAACATACTATTCGTCCGGCATTACAATTTGTAAAAACAAAACCTGGAGTAAATACAGTTTCTTCTGTTTTCTTTATGTGTTTACCTGATAGGGTTTCAGTATTTGGCGATTGTGCGGTGAATCCTAATCCTACATCAGAGCAATTGGCAGATATCGCTATTTCATCTGCAGAAAGCAGTCTTAATTTTGGCATAGAACCAAAGATTGCAATGTTGTCTTATTCTTCAGGAACATCAGGACAAGGAGAGGATGTAGAAAAAGTAAGAAAAGCAACTGAGATCATCAAACAACGCAGGCCCGATCTGAAAGTAGAAGGCCCGATACAATATGATGCAGCAGTAGACCCTGCAGTTGGCAAACAAAAAATGCCGAATTCTCCGGTAGCGGGTCAGGCAAGTGTATTGATATTCCCTGATCTGAATACTGGTAATAATACTTATAAAGCAGTGCAGAGAGAAACAGGTGCATTGGCCATTGGCCCTATGTTACAGGGCTTAAACAAACCTGTAAACGATTTAAGTCGTGGATGTACGATCGATGATATTTTTAACACAGTGGTTATTACAGCCATTCAGGCACAAGGATAA
- the rny gene encoding ribonuclease Y, which produces MEPNILSIIIGAIALVLGIVLGKLLFAKNTKNQVEEAEKQAQTIIREAELRAENLKKEKELEAKEKFVQMKATHDKEVMQRNQKLIEGENRIKQKEQSLNQKEGNVEKQVKENEAIKETLNRQIEVVNLKRTELEKHQEEHIRRLEKVANLSAEDARNQLIESLRQEAQSKAVAIQQEIIEDAKQKAGKEARKIVIQTIQRTAAEAAIENSITVFNLESDEIKGSIIGREGRNIRAIEAATGVDLVVDDTPEAIVLSSFDPLRREIARLSLQRLVADGRIHPARIEEVVEKTKRQLDDQVMEIGERTAMELGVHGLHKELIRMVGRMRFRSSYGQNLLMHSRETANLCAIMAAELGMNPKLAKRAGLLHDIGKVPDEETELSHALLGAKLAEKYGENPAVVNAIGAHHDEMEMQYVISPIIQACDAISGARPGARREIMQQYIQRIKDLESMAQAYQGVEKAYAIQAGRELRVIVEADKVSDADSDKLSFEIAQKIQTEMTFPGQIKVTVIREKRAVNIAR; this is translated from the coding sequence ATGGAACCGAATATACTTTCCATCATCATTGGTGCAATAGCCCTCGTATTGGGTATTGTGCTGGGTAAATTGCTTTTTGCCAAAAACACCAAAAATCAAGTAGAAGAAGCTGAAAAACAAGCACAAACGATTATCAGAGAAGCCGAATTAAGGGCTGAAAATCTTAAAAAAGAGAAAGAATTAGAGGCTAAAGAAAAGTTTGTGCAAATGAAAGCGACGCATGACAAAGAGGTTATGCAACGCAATCAAAAGCTGATCGAAGGTGAGAACAGGATCAAACAAAAAGAGCAAAGTCTTAACCAAAAAGAAGGCAATGTAGAAAAGCAGGTTAAAGAAAACGAAGCTATCAAAGAAACCCTTAATCGCCAGATCGAAGTGGTAAATTTGAAGCGTACAGAACTTGAAAAACATCAGGAAGAACATATCCGCAGACTGGAAAAAGTAGCTAACCTGAGTGCAGAAGATGCTCGTAATCAATTAATTGAAAGCTTAAGACAAGAAGCTCAAAGCAAGGCGGTAGCTATTCAACAGGAAATTATTGAAGACGCTAAACAAAAGGCCGGCAAAGAAGCCCGTAAAATTGTTATCCAAACAATACAACGTACTGCTGCTGAGGCTGCTATAGAAAATTCCATTACTGTATTCAATCTCGAAAGTGATGAAATAAAAGGTTCTATCATTGGTAGAGAAGGCCGTAATATCAGGGCTATTGAAGCTGCAACAGGTGTTGACCTGGTGGTTGATGATACTCCGGAAGCAATCGTCCTATCTTCCTTTGATCCATTACGTAGAGAAATTGCCCGTTTATCATTACAACGTTTAGTAGCGGATGGCCGTATTCACCCTGCCCGTATTGAAGAAGTGGTGGAAAAAACCAAACGTCAGTTAGACGATCAAGTAATGGAAATCGGTGAACGTACTGCAATGGAATTAGGTGTACACGGATTACACAAAGAATTGATCAGAATGGTTGGCCGGATGCGTTTCCGTTCTTCATATGGTCAAAACTTATTGATGCACAGTCGTGAGACTGCCAATCTTTGTGCTATCATGGCTGCCGAATTAGGCATGAACCCTAAATTGGCAAAACGTGCCGGATTATTGCATGATATTGGTAAAGTGCCGGATGAAGAAACAGAATTAAGCCATGCGCTATTGGGTGCTAAACTGGCTGAAAAATATGGCGAAAACCCTGCAGTAGTCAATGCTATAGGTGCTCACCATGATGAAATGGAAATGCAATATGTGATCTCTCCTATCATTCAGGCCTGCGATGCGATCAGTGGTGCAAGACCTGGTGCTAGACGTGAGATCATGCAGCAATACATCCAACGTATCAAAGACCTTGAAAGCATGGCTCAAGCCTATCAGGGTGTTGAAAAGGCCTATGCAATTCAGGCCGGTCGTGAGTTAAGGGTAATTGTTGAGGCTGATAAGGTTAGCGATGCTGACAGTGATAAATTAAGCTTTGAGATAGCTCAAAAAATACAAACTGAAATGACTTTCCCGGGTCAGATCAAAGTTACAGTTATCAGAGAGAAAAGGGCTGTGAATATAGCCAGATAG
- a CDS encoding anthranilate synthase component I family protein, protein MKKTTSFSVSNLNEFKIQMLNWASRFNIFCLLDNQQYHFDTPAFECLLAVGCKQKISLNSGNALGALKEFCANQNDWLFGHIGYDIKNEIEQLSSENFDGVAFSDAFFFVPEIILQLSEHQVTVFFDEGSAEEIIEAIKLSASTINDLPAKTAIINSRFTQQEYIDAVKKIQQHILRGDCYELNFCQEFFADNIMIDPLSVYHHLVKFSPNPFSALYKLEDKYCICASPERYLKRSGNQIISQPIKGTAKRDLQHVEVDEANKLHLINSAKEKSENVMVVDLVRNDLSKICVENSVQVDELFGIYSFPQVHQMISTVSGKVTADTDWIDIVKATFPMGSMTGAPKKKVMQLIEEFEKTKRGLFSGAVGYIKPDGDFDFNVVIRSILYNASTNYLSFQVGSAITFYSEAEKEYEECLLKVEAIVKVLG, encoded by the coding sequence GTGAAAAAAACTACATCATTTTCCGTTAGTAATTTAAACGAATTCAAAATACAGATGTTGAACTGGGCAAGCCGGTTCAACATTTTTTGTTTGCTGGATAATCAGCAGTATCATTTTGATACGCCTGCATTCGAATGCTTGTTGGCTGTTGGGTGTAAGCAAAAAATATCACTTAATTCAGGCAATGCTTTGGGTGCATTGAAAGAATTTTGTGCCAATCAAAATGATTGGCTCTTCGGCCATATTGGATATGATATTAAAAACGAAATTGAACAACTCAGTTCTGAAAACTTTGATGGGGTTGCTTTTTCAGATGCTTTCTTTTTTGTTCCTGAGATAATTTTACAACTCAGCGAGCATCAGGTGACTGTTTTTTTTGACGAAGGCTCAGCGGAAGAAATTATTGAAGCGATCAAGCTTTCGGCTTCTACTATCAATGACCTCCCTGCTAAAACGGCTATTATCAATAGTCGCTTTACTCAACAAGAATATATCGATGCGGTAAAAAAAATACAACAGCATATTTTAAGAGGCGATTGTTATGAGCTTAATTTTTGCCAGGAGTTTTTTGCTGATAATATTATGATAGATCCACTGTCAGTGTATCATCATCTGGTTAAATTTTCTCCCAATCCTTTTTCAGCCTTATATAAACTGGAAGATAAATATTGCATTTGTGCCAGCCCGGAACGATATTTAAAAAGAAGCGGCAATCAAATAATTTCTCAACCCATAAAAGGTACAGCCAAAAGAGATTTACAACATGTTGAAGTCGATGAAGCCAATAAGCTACACCTTATCAATAGTGCAAAAGAAAAGAGTGAAAATGTAATGGTAGTGGATCTGGTACGCAATGATCTTAGTAAAATATGTGTCGAAAATTCTGTACAGGTAGATGAACTTTTTGGTATTTACAGTTTTCCGCAGGTGCATCAGATGATCAGTACTGTAAGTGGAAAAGTTACTGCTGATACTGATTGGATTGATATTGTGAAAGCTACATTCCCTATGGGCAGTATGACGGGGGCTCCCAAGAAAAAAGTAATGCAACTGATAGAAGAATTTGAAAAAACAAAACGAGGTCTATTCTCTGGAGCCGTAGGTTATATAAAACCCGATGGTGATTTTGATTTTAATGTTGTGATAAGAAGTATTCTATATAATGCATCAACTAACTATTTATCTTTCCAGGTAGGTAGTGCTATTACTTTTTACAGCGAAGCTGAAAAAGAATATGAAGAATGTTTGTTGAAGGTGGAAGCGATTGTGAAAGTGTTAGGGTGA
- a CDS encoding Sec-independent protein translocase subunit TatA/TatB has translation MLLSILNAVFLIGMPGGSEWIFILIAVILLFGGKKIPELMKGIGKGVREFKDAKDNVKSEFEAGMNEKDKDEEIRQLRKQLEQQKQS, from the coding sequence ATGTTATTATCAATTTTGAATGCAGTTTTCTTGATCGGAATGCCGGGTGGTTCTGAATGGATCTTTATCCTTATCGCAGTTATCTTATTATTTGGTGGCAAAAAAATTCCTGAGTTAATGAAAGGAATAGGCAAAGGTGTTCGTGAATTCAAAGATGCCAAAGACAATGTAAAAAGTGAGTTCGAAGCAGGAATGAATGAAAAAGATAAAGATGAAGAAATTCGTCAATTAAGAAAACAATTGGAGCAACAAAAACAATCATAG
- a CDS encoding lytic transglycosylase domain-containing protein, with the protein MNRFLSIAVVSLLMFFTSAGKTWALPDNKNLHHAVRDTMVEDIATEDATIDEIIQARENQKVKKEKIAYISQVTQYGFKNLFSPTGYNTALPYSTQINPNAISFTQDYMRVHGNYLQKMKGWGQPYFNLIENILQQYGLPKELKYIAVIESNLSTDATSPVGAGGPWQFMPYTAKNFGLTVNSFVDDRRDYYKSTHAASKYLLSLYKEMHDWLLVMAAYNGGPGRVYNAIKKSGSRDFWQLQYYLPEESRTYVKRFIATQYIMEGSNNIDGSGDIAAFDEAMSRTTYGLSPTKNPYNTKPKLSAQQLVDVEVLPISGKYNSLVIAKNLSMDITTFNNYNPGFDQAMSTIGNFDLRLPPEKMQLFTANKYQILNECVQVLYNSTSIPSPTKTVYKRSAKKRA; encoded by the coding sequence ATGAATAGATTTTTATCCATAGCAGTAGTTAGTTTGCTGATGTTTTTTACATCAGCAGGAAAAACATGGGCACTACCGGATAATAAAAACTTGCATCACGCTGTAAGAGATACGATGGTTGAAGATATCGCTACTGAAGATGCAACCATTGATGAGATCATTCAGGCACGAGAAAATCAAAAAGTAAAAAAGGAAAAAATAGCTTACATAAGCCAGGTTACGCAATACGGATTTAAAAACCTTTTTTCTCCCACAGGATACAATACAGCGCTGCCATACAGCACACAGATAAATCCCAACGCTATTAGTTTTACGCAGGATTACATGAGAGTACATGGCAATTACTTACAAAAGATGAAAGGTTGGGGACAACCTTATTTCAATTTAATTGAAAATATTTTACAGCAATACGGCTTACCGAAAGAACTTAAATATATTGCTGTTATTGAATCTAATTTAAGCACTGATGCTACCAGCCCGGTAGGCGCTGGTGGCCCATGGCAGTTTATGCCTTACACTGCAAAAAATTTCGGCCTGACAGTAAACAGCTTTGTAGATGATCGAAGAGATTATTACAAGAGTACACATGCCGCATCTAAATATTTATTGAGTTTATACAAAGAAATGCATGACTGGTTATTGGTAATGGCCGCTTACAACGGCGGACCAGGCAGAGTATACAATGCGATCAAAAAGAGTGGCAGCAGGGATTTCTGGCAATTACAATATTACTTACCCGAAGAATCAAGGACCTATGTAAAACGTTTTATTGCTACTCAATACATCATGGAGGGTAGCAACAACATAGATGGCAGTGGAGATATTGCTGCATTTGATGAAGCTATGTCGAGAACAACCTATGGTCTTTCTCCTACTAAAAATCCATACAATACCAAACCAAAATTATCGGCACAACAACTGGTAGATGTTGAAGTGCTTCCCATTTCAGGGAAATACAATTCATTGGTAATCGCTAAAAATCTATCAATGGATATTACCACTTTCAATAATTACAACCCGGGATTCGATCAGGCAATGTCTACCATTGGTAATTTTGATCTTCGATTACCTCCTGAAAAAATGCAATTATTTACTGCAAATAAATATCAAATTCTGAATGAATGTGTGCAAGTATTATATAATAGTACCTCTATTCCTTCGCCTACTAAGACTGTTTATAAAAGGAGTGCAAAAAAGAGAGCGTAG
- a CDS encoding acetate/propionate family kinase gives MNIFVINSGSSSIKYQLIQMPEATIVCTGLVDRIGLGNSAIVHKMYKQNSAQVHQETLDIKDHVSGLQKVAQLLTDATIGVIKDPSEIKMVGHRVVHGGENFRDTQVIDDAVKEKIKKLFPLAPLHNPPNYVGIEVAEKIFSAAKQVAVFDTAFHQTLPPMAYRYAIPSEYYFDHKIRVYGFHGTSHKYVSEKAIEYLGKPNTKIITIHLGNGCSMAAVDNGKCVDTSMGLGPMNGLMMGTRCGDIDQSVIFYLVNQLGYGFDEVNNVLNKKSGMFGLTGFSDMRDVKAEIAKGNKEAQLAYDMYAYRIRKYIGAYTAALNGLDAIVFTAGVGENDTLTRRLCANDLEYLGIELDQEKNEQHLSGIREINKNTSRVKILVVPTNEELEIARQCYTLEQ, from the coding sequence ATGAATATTTTTGTAATTAATTCCGGCAGCAGTTCTATCAAATATCAATTGATACAAATGCCCGAAGCAACGATTGTTTGTACAGGTTTGGTTGATAGAATCGGACTTGGGAATTCTGCCATTGTACATAAAATGTATAAACAAAACAGTGCACAGGTTCATCAAGAAACATTGGATATTAAAGATCATGTTTCAGGTTTGCAGAAAGTGGCTCAATTGCTTACAGATGCCACCATTGGTGTAATTAAAGATCCGTCAGAAATAAAAATGGTAGGACATAGGGTAGTGCATGGTGGGGAGAATTTCAGAGATACCCAGGTGATAGATGATGCCGTAAAAGAAAAAATAAAAAAATTATTTCCGTTAGCACCATTACATAATCCGCCAAACTATGTAGGTATAGAAGTGGCAGAAAAAATATTTTCTGCTGCAAAACAAGTTGCTGTGTTTGATACTGCATTCCATCAAACCTTACCACCTATGGCGTATCGTTACGCAATACCATCAGAATATTATTTTGATCACAAAATAAGAGTATATGGTTTTCACGGAACAAGTCATAAATATGTTTCGGAAAAAGCGATAGAATATCTTGGTAAACCAAACACAAAGATCATAACCATACATTTAGGCAATGGTTGCAGTATGGCCGCCGTTGATAATGGTAAATGTGTGGATACAAGCATGGGATTAGGCCCTATGAATGGATTGATGATGGGTACTCGTTGCGGAGATATTGATCAATCAGTAATTTTTTATTTGGTCAATCAATTGGGATACGGTTTTGATGAAGTGAATAATGTACTGAATAAAAAAAGCGGCATGTTCGGTTTAACGGGATTCAGCGATATGAGAGATGTAAAAGCAGAGATAGCAAAAGGAAATAAAGAAGCACAATTGGCGTATGATATGTATGCCTATCGCATTCGTAAATATATAGGTGCTTATACCGCCGCATTAAATGGATTAGATGCTATTGTGTTTACAGCAGGGGTTGGAGAAAATGATACATTAACAAGGAGATTGTGTGCAAATGATCTGGAGTATTTAGGTATTGAATTGGACCAAGAAAAAAATGAGCAACATTTATCAGGAATAAGAGAAATAAATAAAAACACTTCCAGGGTCAAAATATTGGTGGTACCAACCAATGAAGAATTAGAGATAGCCCGTCAATGTTATACATTAGAACAATAA
- a CDS encoding adenylosuccinate synthase — MVDVILGLQWGDEGKGKIVDYFAPKYDVIARFQGGPNAGHTLYVNGKKVVLHQIPSGIFHEDKINLIGNGVVLDVVTFKKECETVAAMGVDYKKNLYISERTHLILPTHRALDKASELSKGNDKIGSTLKGIGPAYMDKTGRNGLRVGDINNNFNAEYEKLKAKHQEILNNYKFDEDISQWENDFFEAIEFLRGFKIVNGEYFINEKINEGKKVLAEGAQGSMLDVDFGTFPFVTSSNTISAGVCTGLGIAPQKIGEVFGITKAYCTRVGSGPFPTELHDDMGELLRKTGNEFGSTTGRPRRCGWIDLVALQFACMINGVTQIIMTKTDILDNIDDLQVCSSYSIGGKETDQVPFQMNRLDITPVYKSFKGWKTDITAIDTHAALPQAMKEYIDYINQFLKVPVKYISNGPGRDQIIEA; from the coding sequence ATGGTAGATGTAATTTTAGGGCTGCAATGGGGTGATGAAGGCAAAGGAAAAATTGTTGATTATTTTGCTCCCAAATATGATGTGATCGCTCGTTTTCAAGGTGGACCAAATGCAGGACACACATTGTATGTAAACGGAAAAAAAGTAGTACTCCATCAAATTCCAAGTGGAATTTTTCATGAAGATAAAATTAACCTGATAGGGAATGGCGTAGTGCTGGATGTGGTAACATTTAAAAAAGAATGTGAAACTGTAGCAGCGATGGGGGTTGATTATAAAAAGAATTTATACATCAGCGAAAGAACACACCTTATTTTACCTACACACAGAGCCCTGGATAAAGCCAGCGAACTATCTAAAGGAAATGACAAGATTGGTTCTACCTTAAAAGGTATTGGTCCGGCTTATATGGATAAAACCGGACGCAACGGATTAAGAGTGGGAGATATCAATAATAATTTTAATGCAGAATACGAAAAACTAAAAGCAAAGCATCAGGAAATACTGAATAACTATAAGTTTGATGAAGATATCAGCCAGTGGGAAAATGATTTTTTTGAAGCAATTGAATTTTTGCGTGGATTTAAAATTGTTAACGGGGAATACTTTATCAACGAAAAGATCAATGAAGGTAAAAAGGTATTAGCCGAAGGTGCACAGGGAAGTATGCTGGATGTTGATTTTGGAACATTCCCGTTTGTGACCAGCAGCAATACTATTTCTGCTGGCGTTTGTACTGGATTAGGTATTGCTCCGCAAAAAATCGGCGAGGTTTTTGGTATAACAAAAGCATATTGTACGAGAGTGGGAAGTGGTCCTTTCCCTACAGAGTTACATGACGATATGGGAGAATTGTTGCGTAAAACAGGTAATGAATTCGGAAGCACTACAGGAAGGCCGAGACGTTGTGGCTGGATCGATCTGGTAGCATTGCAATTTGCCTGCATGATCAATGGGGTTACTCAAATTATCATGACCAAAACAGATATATTAGATAATATTGATGACTTACAGGTATGCAGCAGTTATTCTATCGGAGGAAAAGAAACAGATCAGGTTCCGTTTCAAATGAACCGTCTTGATATTACTCCCGTGTATAAAAGTTTCAAAGGATGGAAAACAGATATTACAGCAATTGATACCCATGCTGCTTTGCCTCAGGCAATGAAAGAGTATATTGACTATATTAACCAGTTTTTAAAGGTTCCGGTAAAATATATAAGCAACGGACCAGGCAGAGATCAGATAATAGAAGCATAA
- the gatA gene encoding Asp-tRNA(Asn)/Glu-tRNA(Gln) amidotransferase subunit GatA, translating to MISSIQQYHQQLTAGSINCADTVASYLKKIDEKKHLNAFTQVFAEEAVAKAVELDNKRRSGAPIGKLHGVVIAIKDVLCYKDHVVTAASKILEGYTAVYNATAIQRLLDEEAIIIGACNCDEFAMGSTNENSAYGNVLNALDETKVPGGSSGGSAVAVQADMCMISLGSDTGGSVRQPADFCGIVGLKPTYGRISRYGLIAYASSFDQIGIFGNNIDDIALALEVMAGPDDFDSTASTQQPEKFSETLSTDKKYRIAYFKEALFHESLDKEIKEKILSLIDTLKADGHTVEAVEFDLIDYIVPAYYVLTTAEASSNLSRFDGIRFGHSTKEPITDLNDFYSKTRTEGFGKEVQHRILLGTFVLSAGYYDAYFSKAQQVRQLLVDKTTKVFEDFDVIILPTSPVTAFTIGEKKDDPIAMYLADIYTVFANLTGLPGISVPLFKHSNGMPFGLQALTNKLEETTLLSFSKLLMQQYRQ from the coding sequence TTGATCAGTTCTATACAACAATATCATCAGCAACTTACAGCAGGAAGCATTAACTGTGCAGACACTGTTGCATCTTACCTGAAAAAAATAGACGAGAAAAAACACCTGAATGCTTTTACACAGGTTTTTGCTGAAGAAGCTGTAGCAAAAGCAGTTGAACTGGATAATAAAAGAAGATCAGGTGCCCCTATAGGCAAGCTGCATGGTGTAGTAATAGCCATTAAGGATGTTTTATGCTATAAAGACCACGTGGTTACTGCTGCATCAAAAATATTAGAGGGTTATACAGCTGTGTATAACGCTACTGCTATACAACGTTTATTAGATGAAGAAGCCATTATTATAGGTGCTTGTAATTGCGACGAATTTGCAATGGGTAGTACCAACGAAAATTCTGCTTATGGAAATGTATTGAATGCATTGGACGAAACAAAAGTACCGGGTGGTTCCAGTGGTGGCAGTGCTGTTGCCGTACAAGCAGATATGTGTATGATCAGTCTTGGTAGTGATACCGGAGGCTCCGTTAGGCAACCGGCAGATTTCTGTGGCATTGTAGGGCTTAAACCTACTTATGGCCGTATATCTAGATATGGACTGATTGCTTATGCCTCTTCATTTGACCAGATAGGAATTTTTGGAAATAATATAGATGATATTGCTTTGGCTTTGGAAGTAATGGCGGGGCCGGATGATTTTGACAGTACAGCAAGTACACAACAACCCGAAAAATTTTCTGAAACTCTTTCAACCGATAAAAAATATCGTATCGCTTATTTTAAGGAAGCATTATTTCATGAATCTTTAGATAAAGAAATCAAGGAAAAAATTTTATCGCTGATCGATACTTTAAAAGCCGATGGGCATACTGTTGAGGCTGTGGAATTTGACCTGATCGATTATATCGTACCAGCATATTATGTATTAACGACTGCAGAGGCAAGCAGCAACTTAAGTCGTTTTGATGGTATACGTTTTGGACATAGCACTAAAGAACCAATTACCGACTTAAATGATTTTTATTCAAAAACCAGAACAGAAGGATTTGGTAAAGAAGTACAACATCGTATTTTATTAGGAACATTTGTATTAAGTGCTGGCTATTATGATGCCTATTTCAGTAAGGCACAACAGGTGCGGCAATTATTGGTAGATAAAACAACTAAAGTGTTTGAAGATTTTGATGTGATCATTTTACCTACATCTCCGGTAACAGCGTTTACCATCGGAGAGAAAAAAGATGATCCGATTGCCATGTATCTGGCAGATATTTATACCGTTTTTGCCAACCTTACAGGATTGCCAGGCATATCAGTACCGTTGTTCAAACATAGTAATGGCATGCCTTTTGGCTTACAGGCATTAACCAATAAATTGGAAGAAACAACATTATTATCGTTTTCAAAATTATTGATGCAACAATACAGGCAGTAA